A section of the Pochonia chlamydosporia 170 chromosome 2, whole genome shotgun sequence genome encodes:
- a CDS encoding SesB (similar to Metarhizium robertsii ARSEF 23 XP_007824494.1) produces MWKERSWRLPWSRHNSASGFNIPDEPFPDGVEILHDCHDANVDICFVHGLSGNRIGTWTAKGHTAPWPETLLPLKLQKARILTYGYDAYIAQKSVASTNGLSDHAKNLLTDLTANRAESNATSRPLIFVAHSLGGLVCKEAVLLSRNNPEPHLQSIFDCIKGIIFMGTPHQGSWMARWGKIPASALGVVKSTNISLLKTLQTDDNYLQSVQDRFLSMIREQQRAGREFDITCFFEELPLTGFRQVVSKKSATLGGYNPISVHGNHSNMVKFGSQDDNGFKRVYGELQRWELEIVQSAIREPSASVKGAEVESPAGSSFNNYGSGDMLNAPGGSVTKNNFDGASFRESVTFGCGST; encoded by the coding sequence ATGTGGAAGGAACGATCCTGGCGCCTCCCTTGGTCAAGGCACAACAGCGCCTCAGGCTTCAATATTCCAGATGAGCCCTTCCCAGACGGCGTGGAAATTCTGCACGACTGCCACGACGCCAACGTCGACATTTGCTTTGTGCATGGTTTAAGTGGCAATCGAATTGGAACCTGGACAGCCAAAGGACACACCGCACCATGGCCGGAGAcgctgctgccattgaaACTCCAAAAGGCTCGTATACTTACGTACGGGTATGATGCATACATTGCGCAGAAATCAGTCGCATCGACAAACGGCCTAAGCGACCATGCTAAGAATCTCTTGACCGACCTAACGGCCAACAGGGCTGAGTCCAATGCAACTTCTCGGCCGCTCATCTTTGTTGCCCATAGTCTCGGCGGACTCGTCTGCAAGGAGGCTGTTCTGCTCTCCCGTAACAACCCTGAACCCCATCTACAGAGCATTTTCGATTGCATCAAGGGAATAATATTCATGGGCACGCCACACCAGGGGTCTTGGATGGCTCGCTGGGGAAAGATACCCGCTTCAGCGCTTGGGGTTGTAAAGTCTACAAACATATCCTTATTAAAGACTCTACAAACCGACGACAACTACCTCCAATCAGTTCAAGATCGGTTTCTGTCCATGATACGAGAACAGCAGAGAGCTGGCCGTGAATTTGACATCACATGCTTCTTTGAAGAGCTCCCCTTGACTGGCTTCAGGCAAGTCGTCTCTAAAAAATCAGCAACTCTTGGGGGCTATAACCCCATTAGCGTTCACGGCAATCACAGCAACATGGTTAAGTTTGGCTCTCAAGACGACAACGGCTTCAAAAGGGTGTATGGCGAATTGCAGAGATGGGAGTTGGAGATAGTACAATCGGCCATCCGTGAACCATCAGCGTCAGTGAAAGGCGCCGAGGTCGAATCACCAGCCGGCTCATCTTTCAACAACTATGGCTCTGGCGACATGCTCAACGCCCCTGGAGGAAGCGTGACCAAGAACAATTTCGATGGGGCTTCTTTCCGTGAATCTGTGACTTTCGGCTGCGGTTCGACCTGA
- a CDS encoding FAD linked oxidase domain-containing protein (similar to Beauveria bassiana ARSEF 2860 XP_008601979.1), whose protein sequence is MPTYDCNRKYAEKILYPGTPDYETCRRNNPSGDAPDAYPAEIHVVHHVEDVVSALHRANELKKDIGVRSGGHTMSNGGIFTGILIDTTHLNRSVQYDSGTHDISFGPSVRVQELAEKLREVNRFYPHGHCPTVAAGGFHLGAGQGVGMRGWGPTYRDWLTQIEIVVADGRIVIASAKENSDLFWAARGGGPAFFGVITKFWGKTIPRTKWWGQHTVFELGNNYKSLMRWFIEQSKETPRMGTELNAAIFFAEKADAANLADKPPAEASLKFAVTNIALADTKNKAKEMLAAYEEIPTELRSSVLESSWNEVTLEKMWDEQNLLWNSDNSEHWRFQSLCTDKSVDLSKLLDSTEPIQTDIPTLRSVSLLVIPGWEDPDEEACAFSVPIQLYFCSFAGWADPNLTPLLKEHWQSRYKKLLPYSSGMFAADYDVTTDEANSTPLSNTALTRFMDIGKKWDPQQLFPTRNNYVLTSEKMKKLWQKS, encoded by the exons ATGCCTACCTACGACTGTAATCGCAAGTACGCAGAGAAGATCCTGTATCCTGGTACCCCGGATTACGAGACATGCAGACGCAACAATCCTAGTGGAGATGCTCCTGATGCATACCCTGCAGAAATTCACGTGGTTCATCATGTCGAAGACGTTGTGTCTGCACTGCACCGGGCGAACGAGTTAAAGAAAGATATTGGCGTTCGATCAGGCGGCCATACAATGTCTAACGGAGGCATCTTTACGGGCATTCTCATCGATACCACTCACCTCAACCGAAGCGTGCAATACGATTCAGGCACTCATGATATAAGCTTCGGCCCTTCGGTGCGGGTTCAGGAATTGGCTGAAAAACTCCGCGAAGTCAATCGTTTCTACCCTCACGGCCACTGTCCTACTGTCGCAGCTGGTGGCTTCCACCTCGGTGCTGGGCAGGGTGTAGGCATGCGAGGCTGGGGCCCAACTTATCGCGACTGGTTAACTCAAATCGAAATCGTCGTGGCTGACGGTCGCATTGTGATTGCAAGCGCCAAGGAAAATTCCGACCTATTCTGGGCTGCAAGAGGAGGCGGTCCGGCCTTCTTCGGTGTCATCACGAAATTTTGGGGAAAAACTATTCCTCGAACAAAATGGTGGGGCCAGCATACCGTTTTCGAGTTGGGGAACAACTACAAATCTCTCATGAGATGGTTCATTGAGCAGTCCAAGGAGACGCCGAGAATGGGAACCGAACTTAacgctgccatcttctttgccgaAAAGGCGGATGCGGCGAATCTTGCAGACAAGCCGCCTGCTGAGGCCAGCCTCAAATTCGCCGTCACAAATATTGCCCTCGCTGATACCAAGAACAAAGCAAAGGAAATGCTGGCTGCTTATGAGGAGATTCCGACTGAGCTAAGGTCGTCCGTACTGGAGTCATCCTGGAATGAGGTGactttggagaagatgtgGGACGAACAGAACTTGCTGTGGAATAGCGACAACAGTGAGCATTGGAGGTTTCAGAGCCTTTGCACGGACAAGTCGGTGGATTTAAGCAAA CTACTTGATTCTACCGAACCAATCCAAACGGACATCCCCACGCTACGATCGGTTTCCCTTCTAGTCATACCTGGCTGGGAGGACCCGGACGAGGAAGCTTGCGCATTTAGCGTGCCAATTCAGCTGTACTTTTGTTCATTCGCGGGTTGGGCGGACCCAAATCTGACACCCCTATTGAAAGAGCACTGGCAAAGTCGATACAAGAAGTTGTTGCCGTACTCGTCCGGGATGTTTGCCGCAGACTACGACGTGACTACTGATGAAGCAAAT TCCACACCATTATCCAACACCGCTCTAACACGATTCATGGATATTGGTAAGAAATGGGACCCGCAACAGTTATTTCCGACGAGGAACAATTATGTCTTGACTTCTgagaaaatgaagaagcTATGGCAGAAGTCTTAA
- a CDS encoding protein disulfide-isomerase (similar to Metarhizium acridum CQMa 102 XP_007809933.1), which translates to MMRFLRSLLLHPLAAQAVAWQTAEESEVRQHLARNEYTLVAFVVPELKESKALLPEWKTIHRSDVETVAVSCTATPDLCQAFDVVSFPTIRLYRRERPMIRYRGARKAASIISFVDRTIRPVITSLNNDTVASFSSIDDIVFIANLREEDESALGLFSRLAEEHRDRYSFGKMTTAEGQSQVHCYNNIEGSPHNTASLDRVSPLEELVSTCTEPLFRNINRHSFMGPFTKWAFLLYYLSDDKAERAAFRESMRPIAKMFNETIKFLTVNSGKYAYLLPDMGIPNDKGLAACNPDTGEAYPYQGEIGPDNVSRFLKSVIDNEVKPWDKNSFVPTPVQKVDVYDEYDEYDEYDEYDEYDEHDEHDEL; encoded by the exons atgatgagattTCTGAGATCGTTGCTGCTTCATCCGCTAGCCGCCCAGGCCGTGGCATGGCAGACGGCCGAGGAGTCCGAGGTGAGGCAGCATCTCGCAAGGAATGAGTATACCCTGGTGGCCT TTGTCGTG CCTGAGCT GAAGGAAAGTAAAGCTCTATTACCGGAATGGAAGACAATTCACCGGAGTGACGTCGAAACTGTAGCAGTTAGCTGCACTGCAACTCCTGATCTCTGCCAGGCATTCGATGTCGTTTCATTCCCCACCATCCGGCTTTACCGTCGAGAGCGGCCCATGATCCGATACCGTGGAGCTCGAAAGGCTGCATC TATCATCTCCTTCGTTGATCGCACCATCCGGCCAGTCATAACATCACTTAATAACGACACTGtcgcctccttctcctccatTGACGACATAGTCTTCATTGCTAATCTGCGAGAGGAAGACGAGAGCGCCTTGGGATTGTTTTCCAGGCTTGCTGAGGAACACCGCGATCGATATTCCTTTGGCAAAATGACTACTGCAGAAGGACAGAGCCAGGTTCACTGCTATAATAATATCGAGGGATCTCCGCACAACACAGCCAGTCTGGACCGGGTTAGCCCTCTTGAGGAGCTCGTGTCTACATGCACAGAGCCGCTGTTCCGAAATATAAACCGACACAGTTTTATGGGTCCTTTCACT AAATGGGCATTTTTGCTGTACTACCTAAGCGATGATAAAGCCGAGCGCGCCGCATTTAGGGAAAGCATGCGGCCGATAGCAAAAATGTTTAATGAGACCATAAAATTCCTGACGGTCAATTCAGGGAAGTATGCATACCTACTTCCCGATATGGGTATCCCGAACGACAAGGGGTTGGCAGCATGTAACCCCGATACGGGCGAAGCATATCCATATCAGGGCGAAATCGGGCCAGACAACGTGAGCAGGTTCCTAAAGTCTGTGATAGACAACGAAGTGAAGCCGTGGGATAAGAATTCATTTGTACCTACACCGGTGCAAAAGGTTGATGTGTATGACGAGTATGACGAGTATGACGAGTATGACGAGTATGATGAGTATGACGAGCATGACGAGCATGACGAGCTTTAA
- a CDS encoding 2OG-Fe(II) oxygenase superfamily protein (similar to Colletotrichum graminicola M1.001 XP_008095112.1), with protein sequence MVNIIDLVALAMLGVALAEPAETQVGNYVEVSGEDVTDNYTCVHPPYNVHLFSQSPLIVYIENFITPDERAHLLAESYGDPDPSHLAAGQGNFTTSSIVDPRGKIIDSKVRTSKSAELNRDAIVSCIEERAREFQGFDLPVANIETFQLVKYAETQKYLHHTDWFKDEVTLTSLGGNRVSSFFGVVKAHNVTGGGTNFPTLEAPRDERWCRFIDCDQPYKSGVTFRPIEGNLVYWRNLLESGEGDWRTLHAGLPVVTGEKVGINIWTRQAPVPLSWRR encoded by the exons ATGGTTAATATCATAGACCTTGTGGCCTTGGCAATGCTGGGTGTGGCCTTGGCGGAACCGGCAGAAACTCAAGTTGGAAACTATGTTGAGGTTTCCGGGGAAGATGTGACAGACAACTATACCTGTGTTCACCCGCCATACAACGTTCACCTCTTCAGCCAGTCACCCCTTATCGTCTACATCGAAAACTTCATCACCCCTGATGAGCGCGCTCACTTACTAGCTGAATCGTACGGTGACCCCGATCCATCCCACCTGGCTGCTGG CCAAGGGAATTTCACAACTTCCTCTATCGTCGATCCAAGGGGGAAAATTATCGACAGCAAGGTCCGGACCTCGAAGTCGGCAGAGCTTAATAGGGACGCCATAGTATCCTGCATAGAAGAGAGGGCACGAGAATTCCAGGGTTTCGACTTACCCGTGGCTAACATTGAGACTTTTCAGCTGGTTAAATATGCAGAAACGCAGAAGTATCTGCACCACACGGACTGGTTCAAGGATGAGGTTACATTAACCTCGCTAGGCGGCAACCGCGTTAGTTCCTTTTTTGGTGTCGTTAAGgctcataacgtgacaggCGGCGGCACCAACTTCCCAACGCTCGAGGCCCCGAGAGACGAGCGTTGGTGTCGCTTCATCGACTGCGACCAACCGTATAAGAGCGGCGTCACATTCCGCCCCATAGAGGGTAATTTGGTATATTGGCGGAATCTGTTGGAGAGCGGCGAGGGGGACTGGAGGACGCTGCATGCAGGTCTACCCGTGGTGACTGGTGAGAAGGTTGGTATAAATATTTGGACCAGACAAGCGCCGGTGCCCCTTTCATGGCGGAGGTGA
- a CDS encoding protein kinase-like protein (similar to Metarhizium robertsii ARSEF 23 XP_007817495.1) yields MIDENWRYFAPEGDITPGGPSSWYILDWDQRRTIAVTMDEEQESEDAAIQHLRKHIDSLGTDVYAIHVSQDGDLISVSTNPEEDQATCVYYPPLKDFQLPSHVKTVLRSELVELDRLGPNVDHVSYAPCAEATETSQAVFKYYFLLQFIHKVWHEMNLWMRLPPNKSIVPLERIVLDELYGHVVGFTSQYVPGGTLKEDQSRTFRIEWLRQLTCVVDDLNLKYGIVHQDISARNLLINPETDAIMLFDFNYSGQIGGIGYSKHRDDVKGVIFTLYEIITRDTRFRSVPHPRQNPADVQEMEEWVQHPDVKLDNPVSEFRSVLNEWVDKRRKGKQITLYTEAPEYIDWPDFPMPPPTDVVFSDGMGNSTVVPSVVLSNQRRDLREEGIAYLDWERPAQIKLDKEKILLATGQYLTTT; encoded by the coding sequence ATGATTGACGAGAACTGGAGGTATTTCGCCCCGGAAGGCGATATAACGCCCGGAGGACCAAGCTCATGGTATATCCTTGACTGGGACCAACGACGTACTATCGCAGTTACCATGGATGAGGAACAAGAGAGCGAAGATGCTGCCATCCAGCACCTTAGGAAGCACATTGATTCTCTGGGTACCGATGTATACGCCATTCATGTATCGCAAGATGGTGATTTGATCTCCGTCTCTACGAACCCCGAGGAAGACCAAGCAACCTGTGTTTACTACCCTCCGCTGAAGGATTTTCAGCTACCCTCTCATGTCAAGACTGTACTTCGTTCAGAACTGGTCGAATTAGACCGACTTGGTCCAAATGTCGACCATGTTTCGTATGCGCCATGTGCTGAGGCAACTGAAACCAGCCAAGCAGTGTTCAAATACTACTTCCTATTACAATTTATCCACAAGGTGTGGCACGAGATGAACTTGTGGATGCGCCTTCCTCCAAACAAGAGCATTGTTCCTTTGGAACGAATTGTGTTGGACGAGCTATACGGCCATGTCGTCGGCTTCACAAGCCAGTATGTCCCCGGTGGCACACTCAAGGAGGACCAGTCGCGCACCTTTAGGATTGAGTGGCTCCGGCAGCTGACATGTGTTGTTGACGACTTGAATCTCAAATACGGCATCGTCCATCAGGACATCTCCGCACGGAATCTACTCATCAACCCCGAGACAGACGCCATCATGCTGTTCGACTTCAATTATAGTGGCCAGATAGGCGGCATTGGATATAGTAAGCACCGAGACGATGTGAAGGGAGTTATATTCACTCTATACGAGATAATCACCCGCGATACGCGGTTCCGGAGCGTCCCTCATCCACGACAGAATCCAGCCGACGTACAGGAAATGGAGGAGTGGGTGCaacatccagatgtcaaaCTGGATAACCCCGTTTCAGAATTTCGCTCAGTACTAAATGAGTGGGTGGATAAAAGACGAAAGGGAAAGCAGATCACTCTATACACTGAAGCACCCGAGTACATTGACTGGCCAGACTTTCCAATGCCCCCTCCGACGGATGTCGTATTCTCAGACGGGATGGGGAACTCTACAGTTGTGCCATCAGTCGTCTTGAGCAATCAGCGCCGTGATCTGCGAGAGGAGGGCATCGCCTATTTAGATTGGGAACGTCCTGCGCAGATCAAGCTAGACAAAGAAAAGATCCTGCTTGCCACTGGGCAATACCTGACTACAACGTAG